GGCGCGGGCCTTTATGCTCATCGGGTTTTTGATGGGCGCTCAGCTTCTCTTCAGCCTGCTCTTTGGTGGGGGCATGAAATGGGTCGCTGACCTCACAGGGTTTGCCACCGGATTTGCTCTGTCGTTTTTCGTCAGCCCCGGCGGCTGGTCCGCGTTTCTGGACCGCATTCGCCAGCGGTGAGGCGCGCCGCGGCGTCTACCCGCGTCTGAACATGCCGCGCAGCTCGTTCATGCGGAACGCACCCAGAAGCCGCCCGGCGATGAAGTATGTGGCCGCTCCCACGGTGATCAGCACCAAAAGCGTTAGCCACCGCCAGCCGGGCACGCCGAAGAACGGCCCAATGACCAGAAGCGACATCCAAAGTACCGCGCCCATGATCGCCGCCGCCACGCAGATCCGCCAGACCCTGCTGCGGAACCGCGCGTCGAACCGCGCCACCTCGCCAAATTGCCGCGTGCCGCGCGCCAAAAGCCAGACCATCGCCCAGCCCGCGAGCGTCGTGGCAATCGCCGCCGCGATCCAGCCGATCACGGGTGCGAGGCCGATGGCGAGGGCGGCATTCACGACCATTGCGACGACCGCATAATGGAACGGGCGTTTCGTGTCCTCACGCGCGAAATAGATGGGCTGGAGCACTTTTTGCAGCACAAACGCAGGCAGGCCGAGGCCGTAGATGCCCACTGCCAGCGCCGTGGCCGCCGTATCATCCGGGCCGAATGCGCCGCGCTCAAAAAGGACCGAGACCAGCGGGAAGGGCACGACCATCAGCGCCACAGACGAAGGGATGGTGAGCGCTAAGGAAAGCTCGCCCGCGCGGCTCAGCGCCTCGCGTCCGCCCGCCCCATCGCTGGTTTTCAGACGCCGTGACAGATCCGGCAGCAGCACAATCCCCACGGCAATCCCCACCACGCCCAGAGGCAATTGGTAAAGCCGGTCAGCGGCATAAAGCCAGCTCACCGCATTGTCGAAATTCGACGCCACCTGCTGCCCCACCAGAAGATTGATCTGCATGACCCCGCCTGCCAGGGCCGCAGGTACGGCGATGCGCACCAGTTGGGCCATATCCGGCGTCCAGCGGGGCCGCACCAGCCGCACATTCTGCCCCGCGCGCTTTGCCGCCACCCAAACAAGGGCCAGCTGTGCGACCCCTGCGAAAGGGATGGTCCAGACCAGCGCCTCGATCACCGCGCCGCCTATGATGACCGCGCCGATCATCGCTGCACAGAGCATGACGTTCAGCAATACGGGGGCTGCGGCGGCCGCCATGAACCGGCCCGTGGAGTTCAAGACGCCCGAGAGGAGCGCCGCCAGCGAGATGAAAAGAATGTAGGGAAAGACGATCCGGCCAAACCCCACGGTCAGATCGAACCGCGCATCCTGCGCAAATCCGCCCGCCGTGGCCCAGACCAGCGCGGGCATGAACACCATCGACAGCCCGGTGAGCAGCATCAGCACAAGGGCCAGCCCACTCATCGCTTGGCTTGCGAACCCATCGGGATCATCTCCACCCTCAAGCCGTTTGGAGAACATCGGCACGAAGGCCGCGTTGAACGCCCCTTCGGCAAAGAAGCGGCGAAAGAGATTGGGCAGGCGGAAGGCCGCGACGAACGCGTCCATCAACGGCCCCGGCCCCACAAAGCCCGCAATCAGCACATCGCGCAGAAATCCCAAGATCCGGCTCAGAAGCGTCCAGACGCCAACGGTCATCACGCCGCGCATCAGGCGGCTCATGTGCTGGCCCTTTGCGCGCCCTCGGAAATGGCAAGGCGCAGCTTCTTTTCCAGCCCTTTTTGTTTCGCGTCCGAATGGAACTTCAGCCCGAACATATCCTTGACGTAGAACGTATCGACCACCTGCTCGCCATATGTCGCGATAACGGCGCTTGCGATATAGACATGCGCCTCAGCCAGTGCGCGGGTAAGATCATAAAGAAGGCCCGGGCGGTCGCGTGTGTCGACCTCGATGATGGTGTAGATCTCAGAGCCTTCATTGTCGAAGGTGATGTGGGTCGGCACCCGGAAGGCGCGCTCGCGCTTTTTGATCTTGTCGCGCG
The nucleotide sequence above comes from Roseovarius carneus. Encoded proteins:
- the murJ gene encoding murein biosynthesis integral membrane protein MurJ, whose product is MSRLMRGVMTVGVWTLLSRILGFLRDVLIAGFVGPGPLMDAFVAAFRLPNLFRRFFAEGAFNAAFVPMFSKRLEGGDDPDGFASQAMSGLALVLMLLTGLSMVFMPALVWATAGGFAQDARFDLTVGFGRIVFPYILFISLAALLSGVLNSTGRFMAAAAAPVLLNVMLCAAMIGAVIIGGAVIEALVWTIPFAGVAQLALVWVAAKRAGQNVRLVRPRWTPDMAQLVRIAVPAALAGGVMQINLLVGQQVASNFDNAVSWLYAADRLYQLPLGVVGIAVGIVLLPDLSRRLKTSDGAGGREALSRAGELSLALTIPSSVALMVVPFPLVSVLFERGAFGPDDTAATALAVGIYGLGLPAFVLQKVLQPIYFAREDTKRPFHYAVVAMVVNAALAIGLAPVIGWIAAAIATTLAGWAMVWLLARGTRQFGEVARFDARFRSRVWRICVAAAIMGAVLWMSLLVIGPFFGVPGWRWLTLLVLITVGAATYFIAGRLLGAFRMNELRGMFRRG